In one Fusobacteriaceae bacterium genomic region, the following are encoded:
- a CDS encoding ABC transporter ATP-binding protein/permease: MSTVKEKFRMYNNKSLKTFLKYSMRHKWTMIGVVFMSVLSSGMAAAPAWLSKYFVDDVLVKENTRMVIYILSAFLFTTAVKVLSGYLASIFSSYVTETIRRDIRIDIFSHLQRLPLAFYKKNKLGDLMARLSGDSTTLGQIGFHIFDMFKEFLAVLALTIRLFQVDMVLTLISLVIMPLLISTVRKYTRKIRKSGRVRQDVTGAVTAYIQEALAGIFVVKSFNNEDKMIENYKKISQEEFQTTYRSRKIKAKVNPINEVITTVMIVLVGAYGWYLVTGKQITSGDLASFVTALGLMHQPLKRMINKNNDLQEALPSADRIIEIFDETPEPVAAGNEAQVGPTIRDIEFRHVDFHYDDREEDTLHDINFTVKAGDVVALVGKSGSGKTTLVNLIPRFYDFTGGAILINGRDIREYALKEYRNYIGVVPQESFLFSGTIAENIAFGKENTDAADIERAARMANAWDFIDAFPDKMETEVGEKGTLLSGGQKQRIAIARALIKDPQILILDEATSALDTESERLVQDALDKLMKNRTTLVIAHRLSTILSADMILVMEEGRIVEAGRHEELIRRGGLYKYYYDIQFNGQEVQYYTE; encoded by the coding sequence ATGAGTACAGTCAAAGAAAAATTCAGGATGTACAACAACAAATCCCTGAAGACCTTCCTCAAATACAGTATGCGCCACAAATGGACCATGATCGGCGTCGTTTTCATGTCCGTCCTCTCTTCGGGCATGGCGGCCGCCCCGGCCTGGCTCAGCAAATATTTTGTGGACGACGTGCTCGTCAAAGAAAATACGCGAATGGTCATCTACATCCTTTCGGCCTTTCTTTTCACGACGGCCGTAAAAGTGCTCTCGGGCTATCTGGCCTCAATCTTTTCGAGCTACGTGACCGAGACGATCCGGCGGGATATCCGCATCGACATCTTCTCGCATTTGCAGCGGCTGCCCCTTGCCTTTTACAAGAAAAACAAGCTGGGAGACCTCATGGCAAGGCTCTCGGGCGATTCGACGACCCTCGGGCAGATCGGCTTTCACATCTTCGATATGTTCAAGGAGTTTCTGGCCGTGCTTGCCCTGACGATCCGGCTCTTCCAGGTCGATATGGTCCTGACCCTGATCAGCCTTGTGATCATGCCGCTTCTGATCAGCACCGTGCGCAAATATACGCGGAAGATCAGAAAATCGGGACGGGTCCGGCAGGACGTGACCGGGGCCGTGACCGCCTATATTCAGGAGGCCCTCGCGGGCATCTTCGTCGTCAAATCCTTCAACAATGAAGACAAAATGATCGAAAACTACAAAAAAATCAGCCAAGAGGAGTTTCAGACCACGTACCGGAGCCGAAAAATCAAGGCCAAAGTCAATCCCATCAACGAAGTCATCACGACGGTCATGATCGTCCTCGTGGGCGCCTACGGCTGGTATCTCGTCACGGGAAAGCAGATCACCTCGGGAGATCTGGCGTCCTTTGTGACGGCTTTGGGCCTCATGCACCAGCCTCTGAAGCGCATGATCAATAAAAACAACGATCTCCAAGAAGCGCTGCCCTCGGCGGACCGGATCATCGAGATCTTCGATGAGACGCCGGAGCCTGTCGCTGCGGGAAATGAGGCGCAGGTCGGTCCGACCATACGCGATATCGAATTCCGTCACGTGGATTTTCACTACGACGACCGGGAGGAAGACACGCTCCACGACATCAATTTTACCGTGAAAGCCGGGGATGTGGTGGCCCTCGTCGGCAAAAGCGGCAGCGGAAAGACGACCCTCGTCAACCTGATTCCCCGCTTTTACGACTTCACCGGCGGCGCGATCCTCATCAACGGCCGGGATATCCGGGAGTACGCCCTCAAGGAATACCGGAATTACATCGGCGTCGTTCCCCAGGAGAGCTTTTTGTTCAGCGGCACAATCGCGGAAAATATCGCCTTCGGCAAGGAAAATACCGACGCCGCCGACATAGAGCGGGCGGCCCGGATGGCCAACGCCTGGGACTTTATCGACGCCTTTCCCGACAAGATGGAAACGGAAGTGGGGGAAAAGGGAACGCTGCTGTCGGGCGGGCAAAAACAGCGGATCGCAATCGCCCGGGCCCTGATCAAGGACCCGCAGATCCTGATCCTCGACGAGGCGACCTCGGCCCTCGATACGGAATCGGAACGCCTCGTACAGGACGCCCTCGACAAGCTCATGAAAAACCGGACGACCCTGGTGATCGCCCACCGACTCTCGACCATCCTGAGCGCCGATATGATCCTGGTCATGGAGGAAGGGCGGATCGTCGAGGCCGGACGACATGAGGAGCTCATCCGGCGGGGGGGTCTGTACAAATATTACTACGATATCCAGTTTAACGGACAGGAAGTCCAATATTACACGGAATAA
- the nifU gene encoding Fe-S cluster assembly scaffold protein NifU — MQYSEKVMEHFMNPRNVGVIENPDGYGKVGNPACGDIMEIFLKVDNDVITDAKFRTFGCASAIASSSISTELVKGKSIRDALQLTNKKVVEELGGLPAVKMHCSVLAEEAIKLAIENYLSKKQPQS; from the coding sequence ATGCAGTATTCGGAAAAAGTCATGGAACATTTTATGAACCCGCGCAACGTGGGCGTCATCGAAAACCCTGACGGCTATGGAAAGGTCGGCAATCCGGCTTGCGGGGATATTATGGAAATCTTTTTGAAAGTGGACAACGACGTGATCACTGACGCGAAATTCCGGACCTTCGGTTGCGCCTCGGCCATCGCGAGCTCGTCCATTTCCACGGAGCTCGTCAAGGGGAAGTCCATCCGCGACGCCCTGCAGCTGACGAACAAAAAAGTCGTCGAGGAGCTCGGGGGGCTGCCCGCGGTCAAGATGCACTGCTCGGTCCTCGCCGAGGAGGCCATCAAGCTCGCCATTGAAAATTACCTGAGCAAAAAGCAGCCGCAAAGTTAA
- the hslU gene encoding ATP-dependent protease ATPase subunit HslU: protein MSKKIELTPRGIVKELDKFIISQEEAKKYVAISLKNRDRRKSVSDPEMKNEITPKNVILIGPTGVGKSEIARRIARIVNAPFIKVEATKYTEVGYVGKDVESIIRDLVEITFRKMKEEMYNEMREISRKKAYEKVLKALKPKETLSEAEKTRLLGEIEAGKYDNREIEMDRKIRPVPMPIIEIVGGSIDENNNIGNVFEQMISNFEPGRKGGREKLKLSVKDGIRRYIEEDLEKRLNLEALKERVIENVENNGIVFIDEIDKIAERGGIDRGDVSRQGVQRDILPIIEGSTIMTPYGPVKTDHILFIAAGAFTQSSPSDLMPELQGRFPIRVKLKSLDKEDFVKILTEVEYNLLDQYKAMLLTDNVKLSFTKNAIETISEIAVRLNDSVENIGARRLATVVEQILKDILFEAPYGREERVAIDARFVKRVFKDESAGENLDKFIL from the coding sequence ATGAGTAAAAAAATAGAATTGACCCCGAGAGGGATCGTCAAAGAACTGGATAAATTCATTATTTCGCAGGAAGAGGCGAAAAAATATGTCGCCATTTCCCTCAAAAACCGGGACAGAAGGAAAAGTGTGTCCGATCCCGAAATGAAAAACGAGATCACGCCCAAAAACGTCATTCTGATCGGCCCCACGGGCGTCGGCAAAAGCGAAATCGCCCGCAGGATCGCGCGGATCGTGAACGCCCCCTTTATCAAGGTCGAAGCCACCAAGTACACGGAAGTGGGCTATGTGGGCAAAGACGTCGAAAGCATCATCCGGGACCTTGTGGAGATCACGTTCCGCAAGATGAAAGAGGAAATGTACAATGAGATGCGGGAAATTTCCCGCAAAAAAGCCTATGAGAAGGTTCTCAAGGCGCTGAAACCCAAGGAAACCCTCAGCGAAGCGGAGAAAACCCGCCTGCTCGGGGAAATCGAGGCCGGCAAATACGACAACCGGGAGATTGAAATGGACCGGAAGATCCGGCCCGTACCCATGCCCATCATCGAAATCGTCGGCGGCAGCATCGACGAAAACAACAACATCGGAAACGTCTTCGAGCAGATGATCTCGAACTTTGAGCCCGGCCGCAAGGGCGGCAGAGAAAAACTCAAGCTGAGCGTAAAAGACGGCATCAGGCGCTATATCGAGGAGGACCTCGAAAAGCGGCTGAATCTTGAGGCGCTCAAGGAAAGGGTCATCGAAAACGTCGAGAACAACGGCATCGTCTTTATCGACGAGATCGACAAAATCGCTGAACGGGGCGGCATCGACCGGGGAGACGTGTCCCGCCAGGGCGTACAGCGGGATATCCTGCCGATCATAGAAGGCAGCACGATCATGACCCCCTACGGCCCCGTCAAAACGGACCACATCCTCTTTATCGCGGCGGGAGCCTTTACCCAGAGTTCTCCCTCGGATCTGATGCCTGAGTTGCAGGGGCGTTTTCCGATCCGGGTCAAGCTCAAAAGCCTCGACAAGGAAGACTTCGTGAAAATTCTGACCGAAGTGGAATACAATCTGCTCGATCAATACAAGGCCATGCTCCTGACCGACAATGTCAAGCTGTCCTTTACGAAAAACGCCATTGAGACCATCTCGGAAATCGCGGTGCGGCTCAATGACAGCGTCGAGAATATCGGCGCCCGGCGTCTGGCCACAGTCGTCGAGCAGATCCTCAAGGACATCCTCTTTGAAGCGCCCTATGGCAGGGAAGAACGCGTCGCCATCGACGCCCGCTTCGTCAAAAGGGTGTTCAAAGACGAGAGCGCGGGAGAAAACCTCGACAAATTTATCCTGTGA
- a CDS encoding LysR family transcriptional regulator, protein MTLKALRYFKTLAEIQHFNNAAQQLYVSQPSLSYTITELEKELGVLLFDRKGKKIFLNANGEKFLGYVSEALRIIDDGIEQIKPPGDGAKIINIGCLHSMSLVSVPQLIEKFYADEENRFIKFNFTEGLNEEIKEELYQKKVDMIFCVGKPDNTEAYPVLEQKLYLVASKKNPISARDEISLDEIVNEPFVMIKKDSALRKLVEEEFKIRKAVPNTVFEVNQCNSALTYVSMNFGVSIIPSIPGMFREDLKVLRLINPEVTRTIYVAWLPEEKTCPAVEKVHRFIVGQTAII, encoded by the coding sequence ATGACATTAAAGGCGCTTCGTTACTTCAAAACTTTAGCGGAAATTCAGCATTTCAATAACGCGGCGCAGCAGCTTTATGTCTCGCAGCCCAGCCTGAGCTACACGATCACCGAGCTTGAAAAAGAGCTGGGCGTTTTGTTGTTTGACCGGAAGGGGAAGAAGATATTTTTGAACGCCAACGGGGAAAAATTCCTGGGCTATGTCAGTGAGGCCCTCCGGATCATCGATGACGGCATAGAGCAAATCAAGCCCCCGGGCGACGGGGCAAAAATCATCAATATCGGCTGCCTGCACAGTATGAGTCTTGTCTCGGTACCGCAACTCATTGAAAAATTTTATGCCGACGAAGAGAACCGTTTTATCAAATTCAATTTTACCGAAGGACTTAACGAGGAAATCAAAGAGGAGCTCTATCAAAAGAAAGTCGACATGATCTTTTGTGTGGGAAAGCCGGACAACACCGAGGCCTATCCGGTTCTTGAGCAAAAACTCTATCTGGTGGCGTCCAAAAAAAATCCGATTTCCGCCAGAGACGAAATCTCTCTGGATGAGATTGTCAACGAGCCCTTTGTGATGATCAAAAAAGACAGCGCCCTCCGAAAGCTTGTGGAAGAGGAATTCAAAATCCGAAAAGCCGTTCCGAATACGGTATTTGAAGTCAATCAATGCAATTCGGCCCTGACCTATGTTTCCATGAATTTCGGCGTTTCCATAATTCCATCGATTCCCGGAATGTTCCGGGAGGACCTGAAAGTCCTGCGACTCATCAATCCGGAAGTCACCCGGACCATCTATGTGGCCTGGCTGCCCGAGGAAAAAACCTGTCCGGCCGTCGAAAAAGTCCACCGCTTTATTGTCGGACAGACAGCCATTATTTGA
- a CDS encoding tripartite tricarboxylate transporter TctB family protein, translated as MTEKNFKPGEKGFAVFLLIFGGYFFQASVKLYLENPKPSSYGAVPLFVSSLIVLFSLAILINDRKKTSETKGLPAGKKILITLAYIFPKDILIMMGLILAYCTALYQGVGFIVSTPLFLWVGICYLLRKNYVKNILWTACCMAFILVVFRYLFSVVLP; from the coding sequence ATGACAGAAAAAAATTTTAAACCGGGAGAAAAAGGATTCGCAGTGTTTCTGCTGATTTTCGGTGGTTATTTTTTCCAGGCTTCTGTCAAACTGTATCTTGAAAATCCAAAACCCTCTTCTTACGGGGCGGTCCCTTTGTTTGTCAGTTCGCTGATCGTTCTGTTTTCTCTGGCGATCCTGATCAATGACCGCAAAAAAACATCCGAAACGAAAGGTCTGCCTGCGGGAAAAAAGATTCTGATAACTTTGGCCTACATATTTCCTAAAGACATATTGATCATGATGGGACTCATATTGGCATATTGCACGGCGCTTTATCAAGGAGTCGGTTTCATTGTATCAACACCCCTGTTTTTATGGGTGGGAATCTGTTATCTATTGCGGAAGAACTATGTGAAAAACATACTCTGGACGGCATGTTGCATGGCATTCATCCTTGTTGTTTTCAGATACCTCTTCAGCGTTGTTTTGCCATAA
- a CDS encoding tripartite tricarboxylate transporter substrate binding protein: MKKIKWFVLSACLIFFGNLSMLDAAYPEKNISGIVQWGAGGGTDSLMRPLASLAEKELGKSIVVENKTGGTGSIATQYVYAKNADGYTLLMGAENPQLYTALKILDLTYADFEPVFLIGDETVGIAVSKNSPYKTFTEIVEAAKKEPGALTLSTTGTGGLPWEVGSFITALTGATFSQIPYDSDATARAAVLGGECDFTVVKVQSGIEEYKSGDLRFLAMLSKSPVPQMESVPLITAEYPDFEQYLPWGPFYGVFVKKGTDPAVIATLGKAFEKAYQSDTYQKVLKDFNINGLGYTGEKAKAYLKSWQINTIDALYKSGATDKSAAELGLK, encoded by the coding sequence ATGAAAAAAATCAAATGGTTCGTTTTATCTGCTTGTCTAATATTTTTTGGAAATCTCAGCATGCTTGACGCCGCGTATCCTGAAAAAAATATCAGCGGCATTGTACAATGGGGCGCCGGCGGCGGTACTGACTCGCTGATGCGTCCTCTCGCCAGTCTTGCTGAAAAAGAACTGGGCAAGAGCATCGTGGTGGAAAACAAAACCGGCGGGACCGGATCCATAGCCACCCAATACGTCTACGCGAAAAACGCTGATGGTTATACCTTGCTGATGGGAGCGGAAAACCCTCAATTATACACGGCACTGAAAATCCTGGATCTGACTTACGCGGATTTTGAACCGGTATTTCTGATCGGAGATGAAACAGTCGGCATTGCCGTATCCAAAAATTCTCCCTACAAAACATTTACCGAAATTGTCGAAGCCGCCAAGAAAGAGCCCGGAGCTTTGACCTTGTCCACGACTGGAACCGGAGGGCTTCCTTGGGAAGTAGGATCCTTCATTACAGCGCTGACTGGCGCCACATTCAGCCAGATTCCCTACGACAGCGACGCCACCGCGAGAGCCGCAGTTTTAGGAGGAGAATGTGATTTTACCGTTGTGAAAGTGCAATCGGGAATCGAAGAGTACAAATCCGGGGATTTGAGATTTCTCGCGATGCTCTCCAAAAGTCCGGTTCCCCAGATGGAATCCGTACCTCTGATTACTGCTGAATATCCGGATTTTGAACAGTATTTACCTTGGGGTCCTTTCTACGGCGTATTTGTAAAAAAGGGGACCGATCCGGCTGTGATCGCCACTCTTGGAAAAGCCTTTGAAAAGGCGTATCAAAGCGATACTTATCAGAAAGTGCTGAAAGATTTCAATATCAATGGCTTGGGGTATACCGGCGAAAAGGCAAAAGCATATCTCAAATCCTGGCAGATCAACACGATTGACGCATTATATAAAAGCGGCGCTACCGATAAAAGCGCGGCGGAATTGGGTTTAAAATAA
- a CDS encoding XTP/dITP diphosphatase, which translates to MKLFLATGNANKIREMKEILRDMPELELLSVRDGIAIPDVVEDGGTFEENAVKKALAIARTLRMPVIADDSGLQVAALGGAPGVLSARYAGEHGNDAANNAKLIADLQGKADRSARFVCVICMALPDGTTHCYRGEVPGVIVDEAQGANGFGYDPHFWLPDIGKTMAELGAAEKNALSHRGRALAALKEHIRRDSGANHE; encoded by the coding sequence GTGAAACTTTTTCTCGCGACGGGCAACGCCAATAAAATCAGAGAAATGAAAGAAATCCTGCGGGATATGCCCGAACTTGAGCTCCTCTCGGTCCGGGACGGCATAGCGATCCCCGACGTCGTCGAAGACGGCGGGACCTTTGAGGAAAACGCCGTCAAAAAGGCGCTTGCCATCGCGCGAACTCTCCGTATGCCGGTTATCGCCGATGATTCGGGTCTCCAGGTCGCGGCCCTCGGAGGCGCGCCCGGGGTTCTTTCGGCCAGATACGCCGGTGAGCACGGCAACGACGCCGCCAACAACGCCAAATTGATCGCGGACCTGCAAGGAAAAGCCGACCGCTCGGCCAGATTCGTCTGCGTGATCTGCATGGCGCTCCCCGACGGGACGACGCATTGCTACCGGGGCGAGGTCCCGGGCGTCATCGTCGATGAGGCCCAAGGCGCTAACGGCTTCGGCTACGACCCGCATTTTTGGCTTCCCGACATCGGAAAGACCATGGCGGAACTGGGCGCCGCGGAAAAAAACGCGCTCAGCCACAGAGGAAGGGCGCTTGCCGCCTTAAAAGAACATATCCGGAGGGATTCAGGAGCAAACCATGAGTAA
- the rph gene encoding ribonuclease PH: MARDDGRKNEEVRKLKIKTDVNIHAEGSVLIECGNTKVICTATVSDKTPPFLKNTGKGWITAEYSMLPRATLERNVRESAKGKLTGRTMEIQRLIGRSLRAAVDLEALGEVLITVDCDVIQADGGTRTTSITGGFVALALAIKKMLDDCELETNPIISNVAAISVGLLKGVPVVDLKYSEDSAADVDMNVVMNAKGEYIEVQGTGEGSTFTREQLTTMLDLAGKAIEKIIRQQNKAIGEM, translated from the coding sequence ATGGCAAGAGACGACGGCAGAAAAAATGAGGAAGTACGAAAACTGAAAATAAAGACCGACGTGAATATCCACGCGGAAGGCTCGGTCTTGATTGAGTGCGGCAACACCAAGGTCATCTGTACGGCCACCGTGTCGGACAAGACGCCGCCATTTTTGAAAAATACCGGAAAAGGCTGGATAACAGCCGAATACAGCATGCTGCCACGGGCCACCCTCGAAAGAAACGTCCGGGAATCGGCCAAGGGGAAGCTCACGGGCCGGACCATGGAGATCCAGCGCCTGATCGGAAGATCTCTGCGGGCCGCCGTGGACCTTGAGGCCCTGGGCGAGGTGCTCATTACCGTCGATTGCGACGTTATCCAGGCCGACGGCGGCACAAGGACGACGTCAATTACGGGCGGATTTGTCGCGCTGGCGCTGGCCATCAAAAAAATGCTCGACGACTGCGAACTCGAAACAAATCCCATTATCTCCAACGTGGCCGCCATCAGCGTGGGGCTCCTCAAGGGCGTCCCCGTCGTGGATCTTAAATATTCGGAAGATTCCGCTGCCGATGTGGACATGAACGTCGTCATGAACGCCAAAGGTGAATATATCGAGGTGCAGGGGACAGGAGAGGGCTCGACCTTTACCCGGGAACAGCTGACGACCATGCTGGATCTGGCGGGAAAAGCCATTGAAAAAATTATCCGGCAGCAAAATAAAGCCATCGGGGAGATGTAA
- a CDS encoding aldehyde dehydrogenase family protein — MAKEITAEQIRELDELLSRAEKAAKIIETYDQERVDKLIQAVAWSVANKKTFLQLVDMGIAESGLGDPVSRQNKRFKIRGCLRDALRAKSVGIIEEIPEKGIVKYAKPVGIIGSLVPTTNPDLTPAGQAIYAIKARDVVIFSPHPRSKKTTFETVRLMREALKKEGAPEDILQCVTNPSEAMTQEMMKRVNLVIATGGRPMVKAAYSSGTPAYGSGAGNATMIYDDTLEGHPERIQEAARNTMLSKTSDYGSGCSADGNIIIYDKVYDQVLDALEAEGGYRANAAEREKLRSVMWDEENHRKPDTVAIAPQALAKAAGFEIPADRKFIFVEGDGIGKEHPFSSEKLTTLLATHKYSGEFENALDAMRAIYEVGGKGHSVGIYSFDDDHIHRLGLAAPVSRIMVRQPQSKANAGSATNGMPMTSSMGCGTWGGNIVSENIALKHYMNTTWVSRPIPRDMPTDQELFGSYYDPAMEE; from the coding sequence ATGGCAAAAGAAATTACCGCAGAACAAATCAGGGAGTTGGACGAATTACTCTCGCGGGCCGAAAAGGCGGCCAAAATCATCGAGACCTACGATCAGGAGCGGGTCGACAAATTGATCCAGGCCGTGGCCTGGTCCGTCGCCAACAAAAAAACTTTCCTGCAATTGGTCGATATGGGGATCGCCGAAAGCGGCCTCGGAGACCCGGTTTCCCGGCAGAACAAGCGTTTCAAAATTCGGGGCTGCCTTAGAGACGCCCTGCGGGCAAAGAGCGTGGGCATCATCGAAGAAATTCCGGAAAAAGGCATCGTGAAATACGCGAAACCCGTGGGGATCATCGGTTCTCTGGTACCGACGACAAACCCCGACCTGACCCCGGCGGGGCAGGCCATCTACGCCATCAAGGCCCGGGACGTCGTGATCTTTTCCCCGCATCCGCGATCGAAAAAGACCACATTTGAGACCGTGCGCCTCATGCGGGAGGCCCTCAAAAAAGAAGGCGCCCCCGAGGACATTCTGCAGTGCGTGACAAACCCCAGCGAGGCCATGACTCAGGAAATGATGAAGCGGGTAAATCTTGTGATCGCCACGGGCGGACGCCCCATGGTCAAGGCCGCGTACAGTTCCGGCACGCCCGCTTACGGCTCGGGCGCGGGCAACGCCACGATGATCTATGACGATACCCTTGAGGGCCATCCCGAAAGGATTCAGGAAGCGGCCCGCAACACCATGCTCAGCAAGACTTCCGATTACGGCAGCGGCTGCTCGGCCGACGGCAACATTATCATCTACGATAAAGTCTACGATCAGGTGCTGGATGCTCTCGAAGCCGAAGGGGGCTACCGGGCAAACGCCGCGGAACGCGAAAAACTGCGGAGCGTCATGTGGGACGAGGAAAATCACAGAAAACCGGACACCGTAGCCATCGCCCCCCAGGCCCTGGCGAAGGCCGCAGGATTCGAGATTCCCGCCGACAGAAAATTCATCTTCGTGGAGGGGGACGGCATCGGAAAGGAGCATCCCTTCTCAAGTGAGAAACTGACGACGCTTCTGGCGACCCACAAATATTCCGGTGAGTTTGAAAACGCCCTCGACGCCATGCGGGCCATCTATGAAGTCGGCGGCAAGGGACATTCGGTGGGGATTTATTCCTTCGACGACGACCACATTCACAGACTGGGGCTCGCCGCTCCCGTAAGCCGGATCATGGTACGACAGCCGCAATCCAAGGCCAACGCCGGTTCCGCCACAAACGGGATGCCCATGACCTCGTCCATGGGTTGCGGGACTTGGGGCGGTAACATTGTTTCGGAAAATATCGCGCTGAAGCATTATATGAATACCACCTGGGTATCCCGGCCCATTCCGCGGGATATGCCCACGGATCAGGAACTCTTCGGGAGCTACTACGACCCCGCCATGGAAGAATAG
- a CDS encoding cysteine desulfurase, whose product MRVYLDNNATTKLDDEVFRIMTPYLTEFYGNASSLHLFSKETTDAMNGARETVADILGVSPDEIIFTASGSEADNMALRGIAKAYRNRGKHIISSSIEHHAIKNTLEDLRQDGYEITELPVDKNALVDLEALKKAIRDDTILISVMHANNEVGTIEPVEEIAKIAKAHKIIFHVDAVQTMGKIKVAPKETGIDLLSFSGHKFYGPKGIGCLYWRNGVRFAHTLTGGNQEKHRRPGTSDVASMVGLAAALKKAVANEDEEYRRESELRDYFESEILKKIPEIVINAKDVKRLAGTSSVTFKYLEGESILLSLSMKGIAVSSGSACSSDDLQASHVLLAMGIDPKFAHGTIRFSLGKYNTKEEIDYVVTTLTEIIARLRSLSPLWNEYIGAK is encoded by the coding sequence ATGCGAGTATATCTGGACAATAACGCCACAACAAAACTGGACGACGAAGTTTTCCGCATCATGACCCCCTACCTGACGGAATTTTACGGAAACGCGTCGAGCCTGCACCTGTTTTCGAAGGAAACGACCGACGCCATGAACGGGGCCCGGGAAACCGTGGCCGACATATTGGGCGTCAGCCCCGACGAGATTATTTTTACGGCCTCGGGCAGCGAAGCGGACAATATGGCCCTGCGCGGTATCGCCAAGGCCTACCGGAACCGGGGAAAGCACATTATCTCCAGCTCCATCGAGCACCACGCGATCAAAAATACGCTGGAAGACCTGCGGCAGGACGGTTACGAGATCACGGAACTTCCCGTGGACAAAAACGCCCTTGTCGATCTGGAAGCACTGAAAAAGGCCATCCGTGACGATACGATCCTCATTTCCGTCATGCACGCCAATAACGAAGTGGGGACCATCGAACCCGTGGAGGAAATCGCGAAAATCGCCAAAGCGCATAAAATCATTTTTCATGTGGACGCCGTCCAGACCATGGGGAAGATCAAAGTGGCGCCCAAAGAAACGGGCATCGACCTGCTTTCCTTTTCCGGCCACAAGTTTTACGGCCCCAAGGGCATCGGCTGCCTCTATTGGCGGAACGGCGTGCGGTTCGCCCACACGCTGACCGGCGGCAACCAGGAAAAACACCGGCGACCGGGGACCTCGGACGTAGCGTCCATGGTGGGACTCGCGGCGGCGCTGAAAAAAGCCGTGGCCAACGAGGACGAAGAATACAGACGGGAATCGGAATTGAGGGATTATTTCGAAAGCGAGATTCTGAAAAAAATTCCCGAGATCGTCATCAACGCCAAGGATGTCAAGCGGCTTGCCGGAACGTCCAGCGTCACGTTCAAATACCTCGAGGGGGAATCGATCCTGCTTTCCCTAAGCATGAAAGGGATCGCCGTGAGCTCGGGCTCCGCCTGCTCCTCCGACGACCTCCAGGCCTCCCATGTGCTCCTCGCCATGGGCATTGACCCCAAATTCGCCCACGGGACCATCCGTTTTTCCCTGGGAAAATACAACACAAAAGAAGAAATCGACTATGTGGTGACGACGCTGACGGAGATTATCGCCAGACTCAGGAGTCTGTCGCCGCTGTGGAACGAATATATCGGCGCGAAATAA